In Haliscomenobacter hydrossis DSM 1100, the DNA window GTAAATGTCTTGCAATACCTGAAACTCTTTTTCGGTGAGTGGACTCAACAGCTGTTGATTTAGTTTTTCGAGATTGAAGTTGCGCGGCTGTGCATTTTGAGCAAAATTGTACAAGGCAATTTCAATGCTCGAATACAAGTCTCGTTCAGTAAATGGTTTCAAAATATACCCCATGGGGCGAGTCAATTTGGCTTGATCAAGAATGCTTTTATGGGCATAAGACGTCAAAAAAATAAAGGGGGTATGGTATTTTTGGTTGATGAGTTGGGCCAAATCAAGGCCATCCAGATTCCCTCCCAGGTTGATGTCCAACAATACCAGATCGGGTATTTGTTTTTCTAGC includes these proteins:
- a CDS encoding response regulator: MANIQILVVEDEPLIAEDISEYLSNVDYTVAAIAFNKVQALLALEKQIPDLVLLDINLGGNLDGLDLAQLINQKYHTPFIFLTSYAHKSILDQAKLTRPMGYILKPFTERDLYSSIEIALYNFAQNAQPRNFNLEKLNQQLLSPLTEKEFQVLQDIYQGCTNKQMAEQHFVSVNTIKTHLQNLYDKLNVCSRSEAIVKLREMTF